From the Trichoplusia ni isolate ovarian cell line Hi5 chromosome 1, tn1, whole genome shotgun sequence genome, the window ttttaattaattctaacgTTTAACCGAAGCATTATAATCCATATTCAGTTTAAGTCGGTGACGAGTAGATCAAAGGTTCGCGGGGTCACAAGTTCAACTCCGATGGAGTCACGACTTCATGCAAATCTTTCAAAGAGAGTAAAAAGACTTACTATAAAGCAATTAGTCGTAGCATTTGATGGTTCGCAATTAAAACTCTCACTTACAGAATATGTCAGAGGTTACATTATAATCTAAATGATATAAAACTCATTAGAAGAGATATTACTAGAagtcaataaaaagaaaatataaaactgtcatttataggtataaaaataaattaacagttGAAGATCAATTTCATATCATTACTCGACGAGTTATTATGAGAGGTGATAGAGATAGCAATAACGAAAGAGAATTTAGTAAAGAgttacatcaaataataaagaaaatataattaccttCTTCAACACCCTTGTTCAACTCATGTCCTGACATTTTGGGCAACGACAACTGAATCGTCCTTGAATTAGCGAACGCTGCAACTCGATCCCAAAGCATATCCGTGAGTGCCTCATTCTTATCCAGATTCCTTGGCAGTACAGCATCAATATCCACTTCGTTCATAGCCGGAGTATCAACAGAAGTCGTCTTTACAACATTAACGCCATCCACTAAAGGAATCACTTGCATCCTTGCTGCCCGATCGAAGAACAAAATCGCCTTTTTCTTCAAACAGGGTAAGATGCCATCTTTATTTTTGCAGTCATCGTAAACTTTGGTGATGTACCGAAATCCGAGGTCATCTTGTGCGGCCAATGTGGATGTTAGGTAGAGAGATAGTAATAGCACT encodes:
- the LOC113498655 gene encoding uncharacterized protein LOC113498655; its protein translation is MYKKVLLLSLYLTSTLAAQDDLGFRYITKVYDDCKNKDGILPCLKKKAILFFDRAARMQVIPLVDGVNVVKTTSVDTPAMNEVDIDAVLPRNLDKNEALTDMLWDRVAAFANSRTIQLSLPKMSGHELNKGVEEGRGKMKKMMGMMMMGAAMKMAAMIPLAIAGLFILAGKALIVSKIALLLSGIMLLKKLMSKGGGGGGGHESSGWSSSGGSSGGWDRRAYDDLAYSGYKRE